The Bacteroidales bacterium DNA window ACCGTTCTGGGCTGGTGTTAAGTTTTTCAATGTTTACGGGCCCAATGAATATCACAAAGGGAGAATGGCTTCTGTGGTATTCCATGCGTATCATCAGATCAGGGAAACCGGGATGGTAAAATTATTTCGTTCACACAAGGAAGGTTATAAGGATGGGATGCAACTCCGGGATTTTATTTACGTGAAAGATGTTGTTGATGTCCTCTATTTCCTGATGCAGAAAAAGCAGGAATCCGGATTATTTAACCTGGGCACAGGAAAAGCAAGGGCATTCCTGCATCTCGCTGAAGCTGTTTTTGCTGCACTTGGCAAACCTGCAAACATTGGATTTATTGATACTCCAATAGATATAAGAGACAAATACCAGTATTTCACAGAAGCAGACATGAACAAAGTGATTGTCAGGATGGGCTTCCCTTCACCTTTCTACACTCTGGAAGAAGGTGTTACAGAATATGTGCAGCAGTACCTGGCAGAAAAGAGGTATTTCTGATCACAACAGATTGATCTCCACAATGTTTGTTGCCAGTTTATAAGAGTCCGGAGAAATTAAAATTATTAACCTCAAAGACAATCATTTTGATCATAGCCTTGATTTCATCAGGGCTGCACTGGGATTCTATCCTGATATCACACTGCGTTTTACCATCAAAAATAAAACACCTGGCAAAGGTTCTTTGACTTGCCTTGACTGCTGATTCAACACAAGGACTCGTTACATCAAAGAAACAGAGTTTTCCACCAGTCACTTCTTCTGTTTTAACCTCTGACACTTTAAGGTTTTCACCATATCCCCCGTTTTTGTATTGCTGACAGATGTCTGTGAGTTCATCGGTATTCTTCTGCCATTGTTTTTGCAGTTCAGAAGGAGATGAAATCATTCCAAGCATCATTTTACCTGTTTCATCATTGTTATTATACCAACTCATAGCCACTTTGATCTCTCCCACTGTTTCCTTTGAGCAGGAAGTGGTTTCAGTAACTTGTCCGACATACTCAACCCTGACCATAAAGGGAGGCATAGGTTGGATTGTTTCAACAGGGTTAATGACACCTTTGGGAATCAGTTTCGATATTCTTGAAGATGACTGTGCAAAAGAATATAATGCTGCCAGCAGTATGCAAGGAAACAACAGATAATATTTTTTCATCTAAATAAATATTTCAAAGGTTAAAGCTTAATAAATTCGACTCTCCTGTTCCTGGATTTATTGATCCCGGAATCATTTGCAGCCACTGGTTGCGATTCACCCTTTCCATCGGTTTCAATCCTTGCAGCATCAATTCCATATACATTTATAAGTTCATTCTTTACTGACACGCTTCTGCGTTTTGACAGATCAAGGTTCAATGCATCTTCACCATCCGAATCGGTATGCCCTACAATTTTGATCCTGACTGCAGGATTTTCCTTCAACACTGCTGCAATCTCTTTGATCGTAGGTGCTGATGCCGGCTTTAGTTTATCTGAATTAACATCAAACAAAATCCCATATGAAACCAGCTTCCCTTCAGTGATCAGTTTACTTCTCATATCGGGCAAACCGGCGGCCATTCTGAAATTTGCTATCATTGGAATGATTTCATCGGATTCAGAATCCAACCTGAAGAACTTATAAGTATAGCCAGAATTTAACCCCCGTGGAAGGTCCAATACCTTACTTTCATTTACATATAACCGAACACGTTGTTTCTGAAACCAGAAAGCGAAATGATATTTTTCATTTGGTTTAAACTGGAAGGCCCCGATTCCTTCATCACCACCCCATTCCCTGTTCTCCGCCCAGTTATTCCAGGAGACCCTTTCATTCTCAGGCCGAATTCTTAACCCCGCATTGCCGGGTTGAGTGCCATTGATCACATTACCTCTATCGGCAGAAGTCAGGAAAATGGATAATGAAAAAAGCTGGTCATACACCTGGGCATAAGAAATCAGGTCAAATTCAACAGTATAATTATCAGTAAAACTTTCATTTACCTCAGGCAGGAAGTAGCCTTGTTTCGACAATAAAAGCCACCTTCCTTCAAATTTATCAGATGTTACTACCTCCCCGCTTCCGTTTGTATTCCATGCCAAAGGGAAATCACCAATTGCTACATCTGTGAAATCATCATAAAAAATGACTTTTTCACCCGGAATAAAATCAAACTTGGAGGTCAACTTATTCTCAGATTGCTGAGCAAAGCAAATAAAACTGAGAAAAACTAATAAAAGTGTAATCAGGTTTTTCATAATGTGGATTTAAGTGACATATATCAGAGTCTTTTATATTGACATTTATTACTATAATTAAAAATTGTAACCAATCATTTTGGTTGTCAGCTTACTTTTCAAGTTCACTCCTGACTTCAAGCAAGAATCTTCTGACTTTTTGTAATGAATGTATTATTTCCTGTTTATCCGGGGTATGAGTCTTTTGTTTCCTGATTTGAAGCTTTGCACCTTCCAGTGTATAGCCTTTATCCTTAATAAGATGGAAAATGATATGGAAATTATCTACATCTGCCTTAGTAAATAATCGATTCCCCTTATTATTCCTGTGAGGTTTAATAATATCAAATTCATTCTCGTAAAATCGTATCAGAGAAGTATTTACTCCAAACATCTCAGCAACTTCACCTATCTTAAAGTATAACTTTTCTATATCTTTTGTTCTTAATGGCATTTCAATGATGGATAAAGTGAGAAAAAGTGAGCTAAAGTGAACTAGAGTGAGCTAAAGTGAACTAGAGTGAACTAGAGTGAGCTAGAGTGAGCTAGAGTGAGCTAAAGTAAACAAGGTGACTAAAGAACTCCAACATAATAGTCCAATAGTTGAGCCGAAGGCTTCCCCTCGGGAAATTGAAATTGTGTCAAATTGTCGAATTGTCAAATTGTCGAGCCGAAGGCTTCCCCTCGGGAAATTGTCAAATTGTCGAATTGTCAAATTGTCGAATTGATCAATCCAGTGTTTGAGACGGATTCTTTGATTGTTCAATCATTGCTTGATATTCCTGGGGGGTGATATCGTTAAAGAAGAAATAAATAGGATTAATTGGCTGACCATTTTTATGAACTTCATAATGAAGATGAGGAGATGTTGATTTACCTGTATTTCCTACAAATCCAATAACTTCTCCACGGGTTACTTTTTGCCCGAGTTTCACTTTCATCCTTGAAAGATGAGCATAAAAGGTTTCATATCCAAAACCATGATTTATCTTGATACACATCCCATATCCACCCCTGTTGTATTCAGCTTCTGTAATTACTCCGTCACCTGTGGCATAGATAGGCGTGCCCACAGCTGCAGTAAAATCAATACCCTCATGCATTTTAGTTACCTTGTAAAAAGGATCAGTCCGGTATCCAAAATGGGATCCAATCCTGCGAAGGTCGTGGAAATTAACAGGTTGTATTGCCGGAATGCTGGCTATCACTTTCTCCTTATTCTTGGCTAATTTGAAAACCTCATCAAAGGATTTGGATTGAACATAAACCTGGCTTGAAATTTCATCCAATTTCCGGGAAGTACTTTCAACAATATCAGTATTACTCATTCCTGTGAGGCTTGCGTAACGATCTGCACCGCCATATCCGGCTTTCCTTACAGATGAAGGAATGGGTTCTGCTTCAAAAATTACCCGGTAAATATTATCATCCCTGTCCTGAAGATCATCCAAAACAGCTTGTGTTTGGTTCAACCTGTCATTCATGATCTTAAACTGGAGTTTATAGGCCTCCAGCTCATTCATTAGAACTTTTTCACGTGGAGATGAAAAGAAATTATATGCCAGCACAATAACAATTACACCGAATACCAATCCAAAGGCGAGTGAGGAAAGCCATCTTTTTAGCCTTTCCTTTATACTCACCTGAACCCGCTCTATCTTTAGCGACTTGGTATTGAACTGGTAACGGATTTTAGCCATTGGCTTTGTATCAGTTTTTCATCTAAAATAAGGCTATTATCCTATGCCTAACGGCAAAAATAATTATTTACCTTAAATTTGCAGCCTTTCCGACTGTGAAGAATTGTTAACACACCCTTTAAAAGTAACATCTTTAAGAACATAAAGCAGTTGAAAAACAAGATAGAATTATAAATGTACTAAAGAAAATAAAACCAGGTATGACAAGTATTGAAATCCGGCAGACTTTCCTTGACTTTTTCAAATCCAAACAACATGAGATCGTTCCTTCAGCCCCAATGGTTGTTAAAAATGATCCGACGCTTATGTTTACCAATGCAGGAATGAACCAGTTCAAGGACGTATTCCTTGGTAATTCACCTGTTAAATTTCCACGGATTGCTGATACTCAGAAGTGCCTAAGGGTTTCCGGGAAGCATAATGATTTGGAGGAAGTTGGCCACGATACTTATCATCATACCATGTTCGAGATGCTTGGAAACTGGTCTTTTGGCGATTACTTCAAGACTGAAGCTATATCCTGGGCATGGGAACTGCTTACCGATGTTTATAAAATCGATAAGGACAGGCTATATGTCACTATTTTCGGTGGAGATGCTGCTGATAACCTGCCTGAAGACCAGGAAGCATATGAGATTTGGAAAAAATATATTGCTGAAGACAGGATTCTCAGGGGCTCCAAGAAAGATAACTTCTGGGAAATGGGAGATACAGGCCCATGTGGCCCCTGCTCCGAAATTCATGTGGACATAAGGTATGATGCCGATCGTAAACTTATCCCCGGTGACACCCTTGTGAACAATGACCATCCTCAGGTTATCGAAATCTGGAATAATGTATTTATTCAGTTCAATCGTCAGGCTAATGGCTCATTGGTTCTGCTGCCTTCCAAACATGTGGATACCGGCATGGGATTTGAACGTTTATGTATGGTACTCCAGGGAAAACAGAGTAACTATGATACAGATGTCTTTACCCCTATTATCTCAGAAATAGCAAGGCTCTCAGGAATTCCATACGGACAGGAACCTAAAGCTGATATCGCCATGCGTGTTATGGCCGACCATTTACGTGCCGTAAGTTTTGCAATCGCGGATGGTCAGTTGCCTTCAAATGTAAAGGCCGGATATGTGATCCGACGAATCCTCCGCAGAGCTGTCAGATATGGTTATTCTTTCCTTAATATCAGGGAACCTTTTATCTTTAAACTGATCCCTGTACTGGAACAGCAAATGGGGCCCTATTTCCCGGAATTAACATCTCAACTCACTCTTATTCAACGTGTAATATCTGAAGAAGAACAATCATTCCTGAGAACGCTTTCCATTGGCATTCAGAAATTTCATCAATATATTGCTGCAGGCAAAGGGGAAAAATGCGTGCAAGGTGATTTTGCTTTTGAAATGTATGATACCTATGGATTCCCCATTGATTTGACTCAGCTGATGAGTCGTGAAATCAACTGGACTGTCGATATGGAGAGCTTTCTAAAAAGGCTCGAAGAACAGAAAAACCGTTCAAGGCAGGATGCTAATGTAGAAACAGATGATTGGGTAGAACTGATACCTTCCGATAAAAGTGAATTCCTTGGATATGACACCATTGAAGCAGAAGTCAGGATTTTAAAATATAGGAAAGTAATCGCTAAAGGTAAGGAAATCTATCAGCTGGTTTTCGATAAAACGCCATTCTATGCTGAGAGTGGTGGACAGGTGGGAGATACCGGAATTGTTGAATCAACTTTTGAAAAAATTGAGATTTTTGATACCCGCAAGGAAAATAACCTTGTAGTCCATCTTTCAGAAGTACCCCCTCAAAACCCATTAGTCCCTTTTATAGCAAAGGTTTCGTCTGAAAAAAGAACTCAGACAGCCAACAACCATTCAGCCACTCACCTTCTCCATTATGCTTTGAGAACGATTCTGGGTGCTCATGTTGAGCAAAAAGGTTCTTACGTGAGTCCTGACCACCTGAGATTTGATTTTTCCCATTTCCAGAAATTGAGCCAGGAAGAAATCTCACAGGTAGAAACCATGGTAAATAAACTAATCCGTGAAAATGACGCCCTCGATGAAAAACGTGCGGTTTCAATGAAACAAGCTCAGGAATTGGGTGCTTTAGCCTTTTTTGGTGAAAAATACGGAGATCAGGTGAGGGTGATCCGGTTTGGATCTTCTGTTGAGCTTTGTGGAGGAACACATGTGAAAGCAACCGGACAAATCGGCTCCTTCCGCATTGTAAGTGAAAGTGCCATTGCTGCTGGCGTTAGAAGAATTGAAGCAATTACTGCTGCTAAAGTTGAAGATTTCATCCATGAGCAGGATTTGATCCTGGAACAATTGAAAAACCTGGTTAAAAACCCGGTAGATCCTTTGAAAGCGGTCCAGCAACTAATCGATCAGAATACCGATCTACGCAAACAACTTGATGCAATGAATGCTGAGAAAGCACTTCGGGTAAAAGATCAACTGATTGCCTCAAAGGAAAATATTGGTGGGATTCATTTTATTTCAACCGTTTCTGATCTTGATCCTGCATCCATCAAGGACCTCGCTTTTGCATTACGTGATTCTGTCGAAAATCTATTCCTCGTCATTGCGAATGAATCTGATGGAAAAGCCGGACTCTCAGTGATGATTTCGGATGACCTGGTTAAATCTAAAGGCCTGAATGCCGGACAAATAGTTAGAGAGCTTGCTAAAAATATCCAGGGAGGTGGCGGCGGACAACCGAATTTCGCTACTGCTGGTGGCAAAGACCCTTCCGGTATCCCTGCAGCTTTAAGCCAAGCCAGGAACCTTCTGGAAAATTTCTAGAATTTCGGATTTTTGATTTCGGATGTCGGATGTCGGATGTCGGATGTCGGATGTTTGATGTCGGATGTCGGATGTCGGATGTTTGATGTCGGATGTTTGATGTCAGATGTTTGATGTCGGATGTTTGATGTCGGATTGGATGTGCGATGATTTCGGATGTCGGGATTGTCCCGAAGGGAAGCCTTTGGCTCGGTTGGGGGCTTTTGCATTTTGCATTTTGCATTTTTCATTCTTAAGGAGTGAAGTACCTAATGGGGGGATCCGTTGCCGGTTCCATTTGGGCTTTCGGATATCGGATTGTGGATTTGGAATACCCCGAAGGGGAGCCCTAGGCTCATTTTTCATTTTTCATTTTTTTTCATTTTTCATTTTTCATTTTTCATTTTGCATTTTCATTTTGCATTTTGCATTTTGCATTTATCACTTTGCATTCTACATTATTCTTTTTTAATACATTTATATCTTCTTAAAACCTCAACATGTCAGGAATCATAAAACACCCAATCCAAACCCTCGGTTATCAATTTATCCCAAAAGAATATATCCCGGTTGGCAAGGATGAATACTACCTCCGCAACAGGCAAAACAGCTCCAATGGAAGATACAGGCAATTAACGGCCTATGAAATTGAAGTACTGGTAAAGAATCATAATACCTCTGATGACTGGAACAAACTGCTGGTATCAGATGCTTTCAACCCTGACCTGGTTAAAAACTGCAAGTTTTTCGGACTAGTCAGGATTGGGAACCTGGAACCCTATTACCTGGAATTCCACGATCTAAGGGTACCGGTCGGACTTTATAATAGTACCATTATCAATTGCGATTTCGGCGATAATGTGGTTGTAGATAATGTGAATTACTTTGCATACTATATCACAGGTGATGAAGTGATTATTGCCAATGTGAATGAAATTGCCACTTCCGATCATGCAAAGTTTGGAAATGGCATCCTGAAAGAAGGTGAAAGTGAAGACATCAGGATATGGCTCGAAATATGTAATGAAAATGCCGGTCGTAGCGTAATGCCATTCGATGGAATGCTTGCCGGTGATGCATGGCTTTGGAGCAGAAATCGCCATGATGCAGATTTACAGCGTCGTTTCAGGGAAATGACTGAGAAAAAATTTGATAATTTCAGAGGTTATTATGGAACATTAGGCAGCCGCACTGTTATAAAAAATTGCAGTATTATTAAGGATGTAAAAACCGGTACAGATGCTTATCTGAAAGGAGCGAACAAGCTTAAAAACCTGACAATCAATTCATCAGCAGAAGCTCCAACCCAAATTGGTGAAGGTTGTGAACTGGTGAATGGAATCATAGGCCTGGGATGCAGGATTTTCTATGGAGTGAAAGCAGTGAGGTTCATTATGGGTTCCAACTCACAGTTAAAGTATGGTGCCCGGCTTATCAACTCATTCCTGGGAGATAATGCCACCATTTCTTGTTGTGAAGTGCTCAACTCTCTCATATTTCCTGCACACGAACAACATCATAATAATTCATTTCTTATTGCTGCAACCATCGAAGGGCAAAGCAATATTGCAGCCGGTGCAACCATTGGCTCCAATCACAATAGCAGGGCTGCGGATGGAGAATTGATTGCTGAACGGGGCTTCTGGCCAGCTCTTTGCACCAGTGTAAAACATAATAGCCGCTTTGCACCATTCACGCTTCTAACAAAAGCAGATTATCCCGCTGAACTAAATATTACACTTCCTTTCTCATTGGTAAGCAATGATGTAGCAAATGACCGGTTAGTTATCATGCCGGCATACTGGTTTATGTATAATATGTATGCCCTGGACAGGAATTCATGGAAAACCGGCGACAGAGATAAACGACCTGAGAAATTACAATCGCTGGAAACAAATTACCTGGCTCCTGATACAGTAAATAGTATGTTCAACGCAATTACAACGCTGGAAGTACTTGCCGGGAAAATGGTTTTGACTGAGCCCCCTACAGGAAAAACTTATTCCAGAGAAGAATACCAGGTGAAAGGAAAGCAATTGTTCATTGATAAAGACCCTCTTGTCAGGGACTTATTAATTAATGGCAATGAATTTGAACATGGCCACAGGAAATGTCTTATTGTGAAAGCTCAAAAAGCCTGGGAGACCTATCAGGAGTTCATTCTGATCTATGCCGTGGAAGTATTGATAGAATACCTTGAATATCACCCTGATATGAATTTTGAAGTTTTCACAACCTTACTTCAAAAAACCGCAAAAAGAGAACTATTTACAAATGTAGGTGGACAATTGATTTCAACTTCAGAACTTGATCTGATGAAACAAAAGATCATCGATTATGAAATTGTCAGTTGGGAAGATGTACATAAATTTTACCATTTGCAGACTGATCAATATCCTGCT harbors:
- the rfaD gene encoding ADP-glyceromanno-heptose 6-epimerase — its product is MQYTIVTGAAGFIGSCMVNKLNNQGLTQVVVVDDFSIPSKQGNLEHKSIALKIHRNEFFGWLKENASQVACIYHLGARTDTTEFDKSIFDRLNLNYSKQLWDICTVEGIPLIYASSAATYGMGEYGYIDNHEIVEQLKPLNPYGESKNDFDKWVLKQSNTPPFWAGVKFFNVYGPNEYHKGRMASVVFHAYHQIRETGMVKLFRSHKEGYKDGMQLRDFIYVKDVVDVLYFLMQKKQESGLFNLGTGKARAFLHLAEAVFAALGKPANIGFIDTPIDIRDKYQYFTEADMNKVIVRMGFPSPFYTLEEGVTEYVQQYLAEKRYF
- a CDS encoding OmpA family protein: MKNLITLLLVFLSFICFAQQSENKLTSKFDFIPGEKVIFYDDFTDVAIGDFPLAWNTNGSGEVVTSDKFEGRWLLLSKQGYFLPEVNESFTDNYTVEFDLISYAQVYDQLFSLSIFLTSADRGNVINGTQPGNAGLRIRPENERVSWNNWAENREWGGDEGIGAFQFKPNEKYHFAFWFQKQRVRLYVNESKVLDLPRGLNSGYTYKFFRLDSESDEIIPMIANFRMAAGLPDMRSKLITEGKLVSYGILFDVNSDKLKPASAPTIKEIAAVLKENPAVRIKIVGHTDSDGEDALNLDLSKRRSVSVKNELINVYGIDAARIETDGKGESQPVAANDSGINKSRNRRVEFIKL
- a CDS encoding MerR family transcriptional regulator → MPLRTKDIEKLYFKIGEVAEMFGVNTSLIRFYENEFDIIKPHRNNKGNRLFTKADVDNFHIIFHLIKDKGYTLEGAKLQIRKQKTHTPDKQEIIHSLQKVRRFLLEVRSELEK
- a CDS encoding M23 family metallopeptidase, with product MAKIRYQFNTKSLKIERVQVSIKERLKRWLSSLAFGLVFGVIVIVLAYNFFSSPREKVLMNELEAYKLQFKIMNDRLNQTQAVLDDLQDRDDNIYRVIFEAEPIPSSVRKAGYGGADRYASLTGMSNTDIVESTSRKLDEISSQVYVQSKSFDEVFKLAKNKEKVIASIPAIQPVNFHDLRRIGSHFGYRTDPFYKVTKMHEGIDFTAAVGTPIYATGDGVITEAEYNRGGYGMCIKINHGFGYETFYAHLSRMKVKLGQKVTRGEVIGFVGNTGKSTSPHLHYEVHKNGQPINPIYFFFNDITPQEYQAMIEQSKNPSQTLD
- the alaS gene encoding alanine--tRNA ligase, whose product is MTSIEIRQTFLDFFKSKQHEIVPSAPMVVKNDPTLMFTNAGMNQFKDVFLGNSPVKFPRIADTQKCLRVSGKHNDLEEVGHDTYHHTMFEMLGNWSFGDYFKTEAISWAWELLTDVYKIDKDRLYVTIFGGDAADNLPEDQEAYEIWKKYIAEDRILRGSKKDNFWEMGDTGPCGPCSEIHVDIRYDADRKLIPGDTLVNNDHPQVIEIWNNVFIQFNRQANGSLVLLPSKHVDTGMGFERLCMVLQGKQSNYDTDVFTPIISEIARLSGIPYGQEPKADIAMRVMADHLRAVSFAIADGQLPSNVKAGYVIRRILRRAVRYGYSFLNIREPFIFKLIPVLEQQMGPYFPELTSQLTLIQRVISEEEQSFLRTLSIGIQKFHQYIAAGKGEKCVQGDFAFEMYDTYGFPIDLTQLMSREINWTVDMESFLKRLEEQKNRSRQDANVETDDWVELIPSDKSEFLGYDTIEAEVRILKYRKVIAKGKEIYQLVFDKTPFYAESGGQVGDTGIVESTFEKIEIFDTRKENNLVVHLSEVPPQNPLVPFIAKVSSEKRTQTANNHSATHLLHYALRTILGAHVEQKGSYVSPDHLRFDFSHFQKLSQEEISQVETMVNKLIRENDALDEKRAVSMKQAQELGALAFFGEKYGDQVRVIRFGSSVELCGGTHVKATGQIGSFRIVSESAIAAGVRRIEAITAAKVEDFIHEQDLILEQLKNLVKNPVDPLKAVQQLIDQNTDLRKQLDAMNAEKALRVKDQLIASKENIGGIHFISTVSDLDPASIKDLAFALRDSVENLFLVIANESDGKAGLSVMISDDLVKSKGLNAGQIVRELAKNIQGGGGGQPNFATAGGKDPSGIPAALSQARNLLENF
- a CDS encoding DUF4954 family protein yields the protein MSGIIKHPIQTLGYQFIPKEYIPVGKDEYYLRNRQNSSNGRYRQLTAYEIEVLVKNHNTSDDWNKLLVSDAFNPDLVKNCKFFGLVRIGNLEPYYLEFHDLRVPVGLYNSTIINCDFGDNVVVDNVNYFAYYITGDEVIIANVNEIATSDHAKFGNGILKEGESEDIRIWLEICNENAGRSVMPFDGMLAGDAWLWSRNRHDADLQRRFREMTEKKFDNFRGYYGTLGSRTVIKNCSIIKDVKTGTDAYLKGANKLKNLTINSSAEAPTQIGEGCELVNGIIGLGCRIFYGVKAVRFIMGSNSQLKYGARLINSFLGDNATISCCEVLNSLIFPAHEQHHNNSFLIAATIEGQSNIAAGATIGSNHNSRAADGELIAERGFWPALCTSVKHNSRFAPFTLLTKADYPAELNITLPFSLVSNDVANDRLVIMPAYWFMYNMYALDRNSWKTGDRDKRPEKLQSLETNYLAPDTVNSMFNAITTLEVLAGKMVLTEPPTGKTYSREEYQVKGKQLFIDKDPLVRDLLINGNEFEHGHRKCLIVKAQKAWETYQEFILIYAVEVLIEYLEYHPDMNFEVFTTLLQKTAKRELFTNVGGQLISTSELDLMKQKIIDYEIVSWEDVHKFYHLQTDQYPAARLLHAISSLNELLKPAEVGKEFVTSLFAKYLEFKLRIVNEIKDSRVRDYENPFRQMTYQNTEEMYAVMGNPAKNSFIKMQKQQFEKTQLKVSTLLKNWGLE